A stretch of the Metopolophium dirhodum isolate CAU chromosome 8, ASM1992520v1, whole genome shotgun sequence genome encodes the following:
- the LOC132950462 gene encoding uncharacterized protein LOC132950462 isoform X2, with translation MMDQIFREVHIQVEKSSNNKRNPTNNIHLNNDKKCEKKLAKIHGHKSDKKYKKLLRSCDPILNDNELVKALSDPDDKMGRNYKIPFDLGTKMSDKANNRGINDKSKAPSASTSTPPNVIHDSIKQAANSSEGISLKLSYLTKSGKDNNISIIEILPDDNNHNKQPAISANSSEISRSESIQASSSKVEYVSMCPSPKVTIYQYRCKNSTDFFKLKKTVFKHDLSSSKTFEKLAYILKTSFKFELPRVTKIIYNWHSPKMHVIQQLLQEILQTINQTKNKIIHFMTFLNLLFHKSVNTYYLSIDELYYSFFSFADFIKKCLLSCGIPILMEWLPMAWNNCFNYGLILVEYILYNDLKRMIEYKSIHTLLGWSYVPDIQKLFKILSYNNKSRSESIIKMSENINNYMKQQNRIKPKHQDIQDEPLKKKIKLTSDQQMFQQAQQLSELTVTIKNTTREAQAILSSIASVKIEHDYNSTIVI, from the exons atgaTGGATCAAATATTTCGGGAAGTACATATACAAGTTGAAAAAAG TTCAAATAACAAGAGGAACCCAACaaacaatatacatttgaataatgaCAAAAAGTGTGAAAAGAAATTGGCCAAGATTCATGGCCATAAATctgataaaaaatacaaaaaacttcTAAGAAGCTGTGATCCAATACTAAACGACAATGAACTTGTAAAGGCATTATCTGATCCAGATGATAAAATGGgaagaaattacaaaataccATTTGATTTag GTACTAAAATGTCAGATAAAGCTAATAATCGTGGTATTAATGATAAATCTAAAGCTCCTTCTGCTTCTACTTCTACTCCTCCAAATGTGATACATGATTCAATTAAACAGGCTGCCAATAGTTCTGAAGGAATATCGCTGAAATTATCTTATCTTACAAAAAGCggcaaagataataatatatcaattattgaaatattacctgatgataataaccataataaacAACCAGCCATTTCTGCTAATTCTAGTGAAATCAGTAGAAGTGAATCAATTCAAGCATCATCCTCCAAAGTTGAATATGTGTCCATGTGCCCATCTCCAAAAGTCACTATTTACCAGTATCGGTGTAAAAATAGTacagatttttttaaactgaaaaaaactgttttcaagCATGATCTATCTAGTTCTAAGACTTTTGAGAAGTTGGCTTACATACTAAAAACATCATTCAAATTTGAGTTACCAAGAGTCactaaaatcatttataattgGCACAGTCCAAAAATGCATGTTATTCAACAATTGCTACAAGAAATCTTACAAACAATAAATCAgactaaaaacaaaatcatacattttatgacatttttgaaccttttatttcataaatcagttaatacatattatttgtcaaTAGATGAACTGTATTATAGTTTCTTTAGTTTTgcagattttattaaaaagtgtTTGTTGTCATGTGGTATTCCAATATTAATGGAATGGCTCCCTATGGCGtggaataattgttttaattatggtCTTATTTtggttgaatatattttatataatgatttaaaaagaatGATTGAATATAAGAGTATTCATACTCTTTTGGGATGGTCATATGTCCCAGATATTCAgaagttgtttaaaatattatcatataacaaCAAGAGTCGTTCAGAAAGCATAATAAAAATGTCTGaaaatatcaacaattataTGAAACAACAAAACAGAATAAAGCCTAAACACCAAGATATACAAGACGAaccgcttaaaaaaaaaattaaattaacttcgGATCAACAGATGTTTCAACAAGCACAACAATTATCTGAACTTACAGTTACAATTAAAAACACTACCAGAGAAGCTCAAGCTATATTAAGTTCAATTGCTTCAGTAAAAATTGAACATGATTATAATTCAACTATAG TTATTTGA
- the LOC132950464 gene encoding uncharacterized protein LOC132950464, giving the protein MKYQLTQNITEQPQNIKNETSDTEQQLATTIKLNNQNANVMRTRANENLENQAKKMMAWSDKKLLPVAIHSTVRVPVPEVDKGRLDAQKILEIVLEVTSFYRLGTRDGVLKQLYARSQFTVCQKKLLQIDKIPIDTEVALRTVAKEQSTGTGQGFLKCSKVSENLGICSMVKTGNIKY; this is encoded by the exons atgaAGTATCAGCTGACACAAAACATCACAGAACAACCACAAAACATCAAAAATGAAACATCAGACACAGAACAACAATTAGCTACaactatcaaattaaataaccaaaacGCCAATGTCATGCGAACTAGAGCCAATGAAAATCTGGAAAATCAAGCAAAAAAAATGATGGCGTGGTCGGATAAGAAGCTATTACCGGTGGCAATTCATTCAACTGTACGTGTTCCTGTTCCTGAGGTAGATAAAGGACGTTTAGATGCACAAAAAATACTGGAAATTGTTTTAGag gtgacAAGTTTTTATCGATTAGGAACTCGGGATGGAGTTCTGAAGCAGTTATATGCCAGAAGTCAGTTTACAGTATGTCAGAAAAAGCTACTACAAATTGACAAGATTCCAATAGACACAGAAGTGGCATTACGAACAGTCGCAAAGGAACAGTCCACAGGAACTGGCCaaggatttttaaaat GCAGCAAAGTCTCTGAGAACCTAGGCATATGCAGCATGGTTAAAACaggcaatattaaatattga
- the LOC132950462 gene encoding uncharacterized protein LOC132950462 isoform X1 — protein MSSSSLSSADLPLNSRNTDSTSYKCQIILQEPLSPEESSFQQFKSGLNLEILNQSLRAYFKPFDTDEQIFLVKNIYFKCFEIVKGDNTKIKHMMDQIFREVHIQVEKSSNNKRNPTNNIHLNNDKKCEKKLAKIHGHKSDKKYKKLLRSCDPILNDNELVKALSDPDDKMGRNYKIPFDLGTKMSDKANNRGINDKSKAPSASTSTPPNVIHDSIKQAANSSEGISLKLSYLTKSGKDNNISIIEILPDDNNHNKQPAISANSSEISRSESIQASSSKVEYVSMCPSPKVTIYQYRCKNSTDFFKLKKTVFKHDLSSSKTFEKLAYILKTSFKFELPRVTKIIYNWHSPKMHVIQQLLQEILQTINQTKNKIIHFMTFLNLLFHKSVNTYYLSIDELYYSFFSFADFIKKCLLSCGIPILMEWLPMAWNNCFNYGLILVEYILYNDLKRMIEYKSIHTLLGWSYVPDIQKLFKILSYNNKSRSESIIKMSENINNYMKQQNRIKPKHQDIQDEPLKKKIKLTSDQQMFQQAQQLSELTVTIKNTTREAQAILSSIASVKIEHDYNSTIVI, from the exons ATGTCTTCGTCGTCGTTGTCCAGTGCCGATCTACCTTTGAACAGTAGAAACACAGACAGTACCAGTTATAAATGTCAAATA attttgcaAGAACCGTTAAGTCCTGAAGAATCAAGTTTTCAACAGTTTAAAtcag gtttaAATCTTGAGATACTGAATCAGTCATTAAGAGCATATTTCAAACCATTTGACACggatgaacaaatatttttggttaaaaac atatatttcaaatgttttgaGATTGTGAAAGGCGATAAcactaaaattaaacatatgaTGGATCAAATATTTCGGGAAGTACATATACAAGTTGAAAAAAG TTCAAATAACAAGAGGAACCCAACaaacaatatacatttgaataatgaCAAAAAGTGTGAAAAGAAATTGGCCAAGATTCATGGCCATAAATctgataaaaaatacaaaaaacttcTAAGAAGCTGTGATCCAATACTAAACGACAATGAACTTGTAAAGGCATTATCTGATCCAGATGATAAAATGGgaagaaattacaaaataccATTTGATTTag GTACTAAAATGTCAGATAAAGCTAATAATCGTGGTATTAATGATAAATCTAAAGCTCCTTCTGCTTCTACTTCTACTCCTCCAAATGTGATACATGATTCAATTAAACAGGCTGCCAATAGTTCTGAAGGAATATCGCTGAAATTATCTTATCTTACAAAAAGCggcaaagataataatatatcaattattgaaatattacctgatgataataaccataataaacAACCAGCCATTTCTGCTAATTCTAGTGAAATCAGTAGAAGTGAATCAATTCAAGCATCATCCTCCAAAGTTGAATATGTGTCCATGTGCCCATCTCCAAAAGTCACTATTTACCAGTATCGGTGTAAAAATAGTacagatttttttaaactgaaaaaaactgttttcaagCATGATCTATCTAGTTCTAAGACTTTTGAGAAGTTGGCTTACATACTAAAAACATCATTCAAATTTGAGTTACCAAGAGTCactaaaatcatttataattgGCACAGTCCAAAAATGCATGTTATTCAACAATTGCTACAAGAAATCTTACAAACAATAAATCAgactaaaaacaaaatcatacattttatgacatttttgaaccttttatttcataaatcagttaatacatattatttgtcaaTAGATGAACTGTATTATAGTTTCTTTAGTTTTgcagattttattaaaaagtgtTTGTTGTCATGTGGTATTCCAATATTAATGGAATGGCTCCCTATGGCGtggaataattgttttaattatggtCTTATTTtggttgaatatattttatataatgatttaaaaagaatGATTGAATATAAGAGTATTCATACTCTTTTGGGATGGTCATATGTCCCAGATATTCAgaagttgtttaaaatattatcatataacaaCAAGAGTCGTTCAGAAAGCATAATAAAAATGTCTGaaaatatcaacaattataTGAAACAACAAAACAGAATAAAGCCTAAACACCAAGATATACAAGACGAaccgcttaaaaaaaaaattaaattaacttcgGATCAACAGATGTTTCAACAAGCACAACAATTATCTGAACTTACAGTTACAATTAAAAACACTACCAGAGAAGCTCAAGCTATATTAAGTTCAATTGCTTCAGTAAAAATTGAACATGATTATAATTCAACTATAG TTATTTGA